From Chryseobacterium salivictor, a single genomic window includes:
- a CDS encoding ABC transporter ATP-binding protein produces the protein MIKARNIHKSYGDLEVLKGVDVHILEGEVVSIVGESGAGKSTLLQILGTLDKPTNIKHFDTQIELAGQSFINMSDRQLSKFRNENIGFVFQFHQLLPEFSALENVLLPTKIAGKNEKESIDKAYSLFEDLNIAHRIHHKPNQMSGGEAQRTAVARALINSPKIIFADEPTGNLDSKNADDLHQLFFDLRDKYNQTFVIVTHNIHLADTTDRKLVMKDGQIIY, from the coding sequence ATGATTAAAGCGCGTAATATTCATAAGTCCTACGGTGATTTAGAAGTGTTGAAAGGAGTTGATGTTCACATTTTAGAAGGCGAAGTTGTTTCCATTGTCGGCGAATCCGGTGCCGGAAAATCAACGTTACTACAGATTTTGGGAACCCTTGATAAACCCACTAATATTAAACATTTTGACACCCAAATCGAACTGGCAGGACAGTCTTTCATTAATATGAGTGACCGGCAACTGTCGAAATTCAGAAATGAAAATATTGGGTTCGTCTTTCAGTTTCATCAGCTTTTACCTGAGTTTTCAGCCTTGGAAAATGTTTTGTTACCAACGAAAATAGCCGGTAAAAACGAGAAGGAATCGATAGATAAGGCCTATTCCCTTTTTGAAGATTTGAATATTGCCCACAGAATTCACCATAAACCGAATCAAATGTCGGGTGGCGAAGCGCAGAGAACGGCGGTAGCAAGAGCGTTGATAAATTCTCCTAAGATTATTTTCGCTGATGAACCAACCGGAAATTTAGACTCTAAAAATGCTGACGATTTACATCAGCTATTCTTCGATTTACGGGACAAGTATAATCAAACCTTTGTAATTGTAACCCATAACATACATCTTGCAGATACAACCGACCGCAAATTGGTAATGAAAGACGGACAGATTATTTATTAA
- the radC gene encoding RadC family protein, whose protein sequence is MSIKFLAEDDRPREKFLLKGKNALSDAELLAIIMGSGNREDSAVELGRKILSSVGNNWHNLSLLQISDLMKFKGIGEAKAISIATALEIGRRRAAQEVPEKMQISSSSESYKVLLPYLSDLHTEEFWAIYLNQNNRIVGKGRLSSGGINQSVVDIRILFKTAFEHLATGIVIAHNHPSGNLKPSSEDLRITKQIAEAGKILNIQLLDHLIIAQNSYLSFADENLL, encoded by the coding sequence ATGTCTATTAAATTTCTTGCAGAAGACGACCGGCCGAGAGAGAAGTTTTTACTAAAAGGTAAAAATGCACTTTCGGATGCAGAGTTGTTGGCCATCATTATGGGAAGCGGAAACAGAGAAGATTCGGCCGTAGAATTGGGAAGAAAAATTTTAAGTTCGGTGGGGAATAACTGGCATAATTTGTCACTTTTACAAATTTCTGATTTAATGAAATTTAAAGGAATAGGAGAAGCCAAAGCCATTTCAATCGCCACTGCGCTGGAAATTGGCAGAAGAAGAGCCGCGCAGGAGGTTCCTGAAAAAATGCAAATCAGCAGTAGCAGCGAAAGTTATAAAGTCTTACTTCCGTATTTGTCAGATCTGCATACAGAAGAATTTTGGGCAATTTATCTAAATCAGAATAACAGAATTGTAGGCAAAGGTAGATTGTCTTCCGGAGGAATTAATCAGTCGGTAGTCGATATCAGAATTCTTTTTAAAACAGCTTTTGAACATCTTGCCACCGGAATTGTTATCGCTCATAACCATCCATCGGGGAATCTGAAACCCAGTTCAGAAGATTTACGAATTACCAAACAAATCGCAGAAGCAGGCAAAATATTAAATATCCAGTTGCTGGATCATTTGATTATTGCGCAAAACTCTTATTTAAGTTTTGCAGACGAAAATTTATTATGA
- a CDS encoding polysaccharide deacetylase family protein → MDKEVRMKFRNRMKKAAKFLPMETCFKMSPHKMILPYYHTVTDSPKPHYSNLGYFRDKNDFIRDLDFFQNNFQSVGIENLDFSRKTFHLSFDDGLAENYSIVAQLLYEQKVHATFFVNSNFIDNKEMFIRHKVSLIMSEAKKSPSCRTLLSGYLKTEEKNIDSVLLMENNENTVNKLGSLLLLNFEDYLKAQKPYLTTHNLKEMAKMGFTIGNHSTRHFRFSSLKFAEQKKDIFEANSFLKELNIEYLYFCFPYGDDLVPNELFDWMYLEADILKSFGTSGLKRDGHKNHYHRILMEDQKWKAEEIIKFEYLYYFMKRFFNKNKTRR, encoded by the coding sequence ATGGATAAAGAAGTAAGAATGAAATTTCGCAACAGAATGAAGAAAGCTGCCAAGTTTTTGCCTATGGAAACGTGCTTTAAAATGTCTCCACATAAAATGATTCTTCCTTATTATCATACAGTAACAGACTCCCCAAAACCGCATTATAGTAATTTAGGCTACTTTAGAGATAAGAATGACTTTATCCGGGATCTGGATTTTTTTCAAAATAATTTTCAAAGCGTTGGTATCGAAAATCTCGATTTTAGTAGAAAAACGTTTCATCTATCTTTTGACGACGGGCTCGCAGAAAATTATTCGATTGTCGCTCAATTACTTTATGAACAAAAAGTTCATGCTACATTTTTTGTAAACTCAAATTTTATAGACAACAAAGAAATGTTTATCAGGCACAAAGTAAGTTTGATTATGAGCGAGGCCAAAAAATCACCCTCCTGCAGGACTTTACTATCCGGGTATTTAAAAACGGAAGAAAAAAACATTGATAGTGTGTTGTTAATGGAAAACAACGAAAATACGGTCAATAAATTAGGCAGTTTACTTCTTTTGAATTTTGAAGATTATTTAAAGGCCCAAAAACCATATCTAACGACGCATAATTTGAAAGAAATGGCAAAAATGGGATTTACTATCGGTAATCACAGCACAAGACATTTTCGTTTTAGCTCCCTTAAATTTGCAGAGCAAAAAAAAGATATTTTTGAGGCGAATTCTTTTTTAAAAGAGTTGAATATTGAATATTTATATTTTTGTTTTCCATACGGTGATGATTTAGTGCCTAATGAATTATTTGATTGGATGTATTTGGAAGCTGATATTTTGAAATCTTTTGGCACTTCTGGTCTCAAAAGAGATGGTCATAAAAATCATTATCACAGAATCTTAATGGAAGACCAAAAATGGAAAGCTGAAGAAATTATAAAATTTGAATATTTGTATTATTTCATGAAAAGATTTTTTAATAAAAATAAAACCAGAAGATGA
- a CDS encoding class I SAM-dependent methyltransferase has translation MIKYFYQAIIPEKWRNIVHINLRKIKSFYLKGDAFYCPCCGKSSSMFLSKGNGIDSRKNAVCPRCGSLERSRLLYLYLKRETEIFHGISSILHFAPEAALKKLLKSNPNYIDVDINPNLATYQMDITNLKYPDDKFDYIICSHVLGHIPDENLALSELYRVLKPGGSLFLLSLMDLSSPKTLENKKFDTPEKKLNAYGEKDLERLYGRDFIERIRRKNIHVEEIDYRRNFSKNDRKKMSLGNGQREIIYKISKN, from the coding sequence ATGATTAAGTATTTTTATCAAGCCATAATCCCCGAAAAATGGCGTAATATCGTGCACATCAATCTTCGTAAAATAAAATCTTTTTATTTAAAAGGCGATGCTTTTTACTGCCCATGTTGTGGTAAAAGTTCATCTATGTTTTTATCTAAAGGCAATGGAATTGATAGTAGAAAAAATGCAGTTTGTCCCCGATGCGGATCTTTGGAACGTTCTAGGTTGCTCTATTTATATCTTAAAAGGGAAACTGAAATTTTTCACGGAATTTCCTCAATTCTTCATTTTGCTCCGGAAGCCGCTTTAAAAAAACTGCTAAAATCAAATCCCAATTATATTGATGTGGATATTAATCCAAATCTCGCTACTTATCAAATGGATATTACCAATCTAAAATACCCAGACGATAAATTTGATTACATTATTTGTTCTCATGTTTTAGGTCATATTCCTGATGAAAATCTTGCTTTGAGTGAACTTTACAGAGTACTGAAACCTGGTGGTAGTCTATTTTTACTTTCATTAATGGATCTTTCGTCTCCGAAAACTCTTGAAAATAAAAAATTTGATACGCCCGAAAAAAAACTTAATGCTTACGGGGAAAAAGATTTGGAACGACTTTATGGGAGGGATTTTATTGAAAGAATAAGGAGAAAAAATATACATGTTGAAGAAATTGATTATCGAAGAAATTTCAGTAAAAATGACAGAAAAAAAATGTCGCTGGGAAATGGTCAACGAGAGATTATTTACAAGATAAGTAAGAATTAA
- a CDS encoding DUF7935 family protein, producing the protein MTDHLFSQPYFPYAFALLIAVPFLIYTRQFVYSYIKFKKQELNFLTVKGQSEQRIHAYERITLFLERIKPANLVTKFDENLAAHEYLFLIEKTINEEFDYNASQQLYLTKNSWNKVVNCKNNILHLLHKTYENLSNESTLQDYKTVFLMNYMNGEDYISTCIEDLRKENLIIN; encoded by the coding sequence ATGACAGACCACCTATTTTCTCAACCTTATTTTCCCTATGCATTTGCGTTATTGATTGCAGTTCCTTTTTTGATATATACCAGACAGTTTGTGTACAGCTATATCAAATTCAAAAAACAGGAACTTAATTTTTTAACCGTGAAAGGACAATCGGAGCAGAGAATTCATGCGTATGAAAGAATTACCCTTTTTCTGGAAAGAATAAAGCCGGCTAATTTAGTAACCAAATTTGATGAGAATTTAGCAGCGCACGAATACCTGTTTTTGATTGAAAAAACCATTAACGAAGAATTCGATTATAATGCCTCTCAACAGCTTTATTTAACTAAAAACTCCTGGAATAAAGTCGTAAACTGTAAAAATAATATACTGCATTTGCTCCATAAAACCTATGAAAATCTGAGCAATGAAAGTACACTTCAGGATTACAAAACAGTTTTTTTGATGAATTATATGAACGGAGAGGATTATATTTCAACCTGTATTGAAGACCTGAGAAAAGAAAACTTAATTATAAATTAA
- a CDS encoding inorganic pyrophosphatase has translation MIPNFKAHPWHGIPVGDEAPNVVNVFVEIVPSDTIKYEIDKQSGYLKVDRPQQFSNIIPALYGFIPRTYCHDEVLKLALESGAENVSTGDLDPLDICVLSSHNIHSGGMLMEALPIGGFKMIDKGEADDKIVAVMKGDHAFGHFRDITELPQAEVKRLMHYFLTYKNLPDEPAKCTIHEVYGAEHAKKVIQASQKDYANKFGG, from the coding sequence ATGATACCGAATTTTAAAGCACATCCATGGCACGGGATTCCTGTTGGAGATGAAGCGCCAAATGTTGTCAATGTCTTTGTGGAAATTGTACCAAGTGATACCATTAAATATGAAATCGACAAACAGAGTGGTTATTTAAAAGTTGACCGTCCGCAGCAATTCTCCAATATTATTCCTGCTTTATACGGATTCATTCCGAGAACTTACTGTCATGATGAAGTACTGAAACTTGCCCTTGAAAGCGGTGCAGAAAACGTTTCCACAGGTGATTTAGATCCTTTGGATATTTGTGTACTGAGCTCTCATAATATCCACTCCGGGGGAATGCTTATGGAAGCGTTGCCGATCGGTGGTTTTAAAATGATTGATAAAGGCGAGGCCGATGACAAAATTGTTGCCGTAATGAAAGGGGATCACGCTTTTGGTCATTTCAGAGACATTACCGAATTGCCTCAGGCAGAAGTAAAGCGTTTAATGCATTATTTCCTTACCTACAAAAACCTTCCGGATGAGCCTGCAAAATGTACCATCCACGAAGTTTACGGTGCAGAACATGCGAAAAAGGTGATTCAGGCTTCGCAGAAAGATTACGCAAATAAATTTGGTGGTTAA
- the queA gene encoding tRNA preQ1(34) S-adenosylmethionine ribosyltransferase-isomerase QueA translates to MKTSHFNFDLPEELLAEHPSEHRDEAKLMVLNRATQTIEHKLFKDVVDYFDEHDLFIFNNTKVFPARLYGNKEKTGAKIEVFLLRELDKETRVWDVLVDPARKIRIGNKLFFTEDEGLVAEVIDNTTSRGRTLRFLYDGSYEEFRAKLKELGETPLPKYFKREVEPEDAERYQTIYAKHEGAVAAPTAGLHFSKHLMKRLEIKGIDFAEITLHVGLGTFNPIEVEDLSKHKMESEEAIITQENADIINKAVAEGRRVCAVGTTTMRTIETSVSSNKKIGPYHGWTNKFIFPPHDFGVANCMITNFHTPKSTLMMMVAAFAGKDFLMHAYEEAIKHKYKFYSYGDAMLII, encoded by the coding sequence ATGAAAACATCCCATTTTAACTTTGACTTGCCAGAAGAGCTTTTGGCAGAACATCCATCAGAACACAGAGACGAGGCAAAACTCATGGTTCTTAACCGTGCTACTCAAACCATTGAACATAAATTATTTAAAGATGTCGTAGATTATTTCGACGAACACGACCTTTTTATCTTTAATAATACCAAAGTTTTCCCAGCAAGATTATACGGAAATAAAGAAAAAACCGGAGCTAAAATCGAAGTTTTCTTATTAAGAGAACTGGATAAAGAAACCCGCGTTTGGGACGTATTGGTAGATCCGGCCCGTAAAATCAGAATCGGTAATAAATTATTCTTTACCGAAGATGAAGGCTTGGTTGCTGAAGTTATAGACAACACCACTTCCAGAGGAAGAACTTTGCGATTTTTATACGATGGTTCTTACGAAGAATTCCGTGCAAAATTAAAAGAACTGGGCGAAACTCCTCTTCCTAAATATTTCAAAAGAGAAGTAGAACCTGAAGATGCTGAACGTTACCAAACGATTTATGCAAAACACGAAGGTGCAGTAGCAGCGCCAACCGCAGGTTTACACTTTTCTAAACATTTGATGAAAAGACTGGAAATCAAGGGAATTGATTTTGCAGAAATTACGCTCCACGTTGGTTTAGGTACCTTCAATCCTATTGAAGTTGAAGATTTATCGAAACACAAAATGGAGTCAGAGGAAGCGATTATCACTCAGGAAAACGCAGACATCATCAACAAAGCAGTGGCAGAAGGCAGAAGAGTTTGCGCCGTTGGAACCACGACGATGAGAACGATTGAAACTTCAGTTTCTTCCAACAAAAAAATCGGACCTTACCACGGCTGGACGAATAAATTTATTTTCCCGCCGCACGATTTCGGTGTAGCCAACTGCATGATTACCAATTTCCACACGCCAAAATCTACATTAATGATGATGGTTGCAGCATTCGCAGGAAAAGATTTCCTGATGCATGCTTACGAAGAAGCCATCAAGCACAAATATAAATTTTATTCTTACGGTGACGCGATGTTGATCATCTAA